The following is a genomic window from Mycobacterium parmense.
TCGAGTTCGTCTCGGCCAACCCCACCGGGCCCATCCACATCGGCGGCACCCGCTGGGCGGCCGTCGGCGACGCGCTGGGACGGTTGCTGTCCACCCAGGCCGCGGACGTGGAGCGCGAGTACTACTTCAACGACCACGGCGCCCAGATCGACCGGTTCGCCAACTCGCTGATCGCCGCGGCCAAGGGGGAGCCAACGCCGGAGGACGGCTACGCCGGCGACTACATCAACGACATCGCCGCCCAGGTGCTGCAGAAGGCGCCCGACGCGCTGAGCCTGCCGCAGGCCGAGATGCACGAGACCTTCCGCGAAATCGGCGTCGACATGATGTTCACCCACATCAAGGAGACGCTGCACGAGTTCGGCACCGACTTCGACGTGTACACGCACGAGGATTCGATGCACAGCAGCGGCCGGGTCGACGAGGCCATCGCCCGGCTGCGCCAGACCGGCAACATCTACGAGAAGGACGGCGCAACCTGGTTGCGTACCAGCGCTTTCGGCGACGATAAGGACCGTGTCGTGATCAAGAGCGATGGCAAGCCGGCTTACATCGCCGGCGACATCGCCTACTACCTGGACAAGCGGCAGCGCGGCTTCGACCTGTGCATCTACATGCTCGGGGCCGACCACCACGGCTACATCGCCCGGCTCAAGGCCGTGGCAGCCGCCTTCGGCGAGGACCCCGCGACCGTCGAGGTGCTCATCGGGCAGATGGTCAACCTCCTCCGGGACGGCCAGCCGGTCCGGATGAGCAAGCGGGCCGGAACGGTGATCACCCTCGACGACCTCGTCGAGGCCATCGGCGTCGATGCCGCGCGGTACAGCCTGATCCGGTCGTCGGTGGACACCCCAATCGACATCGACCTGGCGCTGTGGTCGTCGGCGTCCAACGAGAACCCGGTCTACTACGTGCAATACGCGCATGCCCGGCTCTCGGCGCTGGCCCGCAACGCCGCCGAGCTGGGCCTGATCCCCGACACCGGGCATCTCGAGCTGCTCGACCACGACAAAGAGGGCACGCTGCTGCGCACCATCGGGGAATTCCCGCGCGTGCTGAAAACCGCGGCGTCCCTGCGGGAGCCGCACCGGGTGTGCCGCTACCTCGAAGACCTGGCCGGCGACTACCACCGCTTCTACGACTCGTGCCGGGTGCTGCCCCAGGGCGACGAGCAACCGACCGAGCTCCACACCGCCCGCCTGGCGCTGTGCCAGGCCACCCGCCAGGTCATCGCCAACGGCCTGACGATACTGGGAGTCACCGCCCCGGAGCGCATGTGAACGTCCACCCCGCCGGCCCCCGGCACGCCGAAGACGCCCGCAGCCCCGGCAGCCCGCCGCGGCCGCAATCCCCAGAAGAGGTGCTGCGACTGGCGCCGAACGTATGGCCGCGCAACATGGTTCGCGACGGCAGTGGCGTGGCCTCCCTCGCGGGGGTGCCGGTGACCCGGCTTGCCCAGGAGTACGGCACGCCGCTGTTCGTCATCGACGAGGACGATTTCCGCTCGCGCTGCAAGGAGATGGTGTCGGCGTTCGGCGGTGGGCAGAACGTGTGCTATGCGGCCAAGGCCTTCCTGTCCACCGAGATTGCCCGCTGGGTCGACCAGGAGGGCCTGTCGCTGGACGTATCCACCGGCGGTGAGCTCGCGGTCGCGTTGCACGCCGACTTCCCGCCCGAGCGAATCACCCTGCACGGCAACAACAAGTCCGTCGCGGAATTGACGGCCGCGGTCAAGGCCGGTGTCGGGCATGTCGTCGTGGACTCGATGATCGAAATCGAGCGGTTGGACCAGATCGCCGGCGAGGCCGGCGTCGTCCAGGACGTCTTCGTACGGCTCACCGTCGGC
Proteins encoded in this region:
- the argS gene encoding arginine--tRNA ligase, coding for MTPADLAELLRTTAAAVLAERGLDAAALPQSVTVERPRNPEHGDYASNLALQLGKKVGASPRELAGWLADALSRTDGVASAEVAGPGFINLRLEASAQAVVVNNVIDAGDTYGHSDALAGQKINLEFVSANPTGPIHIGGTRWAAVGDALGRLLSTQAADVEREYYFNDHGAQIDRFANSLIAAAKGEPTPEDGYAGDYINDIAAQVLQKAPDALSLPQAEMHETFREIGVDMMFTHIKETLHEFGTDFDVYTHEDSMHSSGRVDEAIARLRQTGNIYEKDGATWLRTSAFGDDKDRVVIKSDGKPAYIAGDIAYYLDKRQRGFDLCIYMLGADHHGYIARLKAVAAAFGEDPATVEVLIGQMVNLLRDGQPVRMSKRAGTVITLDDLVEAIGVDAARYSLIRSSVDTPIDIDLALWSSASNENPVYYVQYAHARLSALARNAAELGLIPDTGHLELLDHDKEGTLLRTIGEFPRVLKTAASLREPHRVCRYLEDLAGDYHRFYDSCRVLPQGDEQPTELHTARLALCQATRQVIANGLTILGVTAPERM